In the Devosia sp. SL43 genome, one interval contains:
- a CDS encoding DoxX family protein → MFDRLSAYAPQALAVLRIVTALLFILHGTQKVIGFPAMEGGTPPLMTLFGAAGLIEIVTGILILVGFFTRPAAFIASGTMAVAYWMVHVGMGGLIPTNNGGDAAILFCFVFLYLVFVGPGAWSVNKK, encoded by the coding sequence ATGTTCGATCGTCTCTCCGCTTACGCGCCGCAGGCCCTCGCCGTGCTGCGTATCGTTACTGCCCTGCTGTTCATCCTGCACGGCACCCAGAAGGTCATCGGCTTTCCCGCCATGGAAGGCGGCACGCCCCCGCTGATGACGCTGTTCGGCGCTGCGGGCCTCATCGAAATCGTCACCGGCATCCTGATCCTCGTCGGCTTCTTCACCCGTCCCGCCGCGTTCATCGCATCGGGCACTATGGCCGTTGCCTATTGGATGGTGCATGTCGGCATGGGCGGCCTGATCCCGACCAACAATGGCGGCGACGCTGCGATCCTGTTCTGCTTCGTGTTCCTGTATCTGGTCTTCGTCGGCCCCGGCGCCTGGAGCGTCAACAAGAAGTAA
- a CDS encoding phosphotriesterase family protein, translated as MKQLFTTLGPMTKDQLGMILPHEHVFVDLRTPDQPGYAEADAGAVVALMAPQIEAIKAQGITALVECSTGGVGLRVDLDLAVSKATNFPIVVPTGNYREPWIPEWVSKASEAELEAAMLRDLNDGVGDTGVRAAWIKISAGDDGITPIEARILRAAARAGKATGAVIGSHTIKGRVVMDQLDIIEAEGYTASRFISIHTQAEPDFEMHKVVAGRGAWVEYDNLGWVPDEESVPRILRALEAGLGGQLLLSHDMGWFDPALPGGGVPKPYTHLVESVLPKLRAAGVDEATIVRLTHDNPFAAFAR; from the coding sequence ATGAAGCAGCTTTTCACCACCCTTGGGCCAATGACCAAGGACCAACTCGGGATGATCCTGCCGCACGAGCATGTGTTCGTCGACCTGCGGACGCCCGATCAGCCCGGCTATGCAGAGGCCGACGCGGGAGCGGTGGTGGCGCTGATGGCGCCGCAGATCGAGGCGATCAAGGCGCAGGGGATCACGGCGCTGGTGGAATGCTCCACTGGCGGCGTGGGGTTGCGGGTCGATCTCGACTTGGCCGTGTCGAAGGCGACGAATTTTCCGATCGTGGTGCCGACGGGCAATTATCGCGAGCCCTGGATTCCGGAGTGGGTGAGCAAGGCCAGCGAAGCCGAGCTTGAAGCGGCCATGCTGCGCGATCTCAACGACGGCGTTGGCGATACCGGCGTCAGGGCCGCGTGGATCAAGATCAGCGCAGGCGATGATGGCATTACGCCTATCGAGGCACGTATCCTGCGGGCGGCGGCGCGAGCCGGCAAGGCAACGGGTGCGGTGATCGGATCGCATACGATCAAGGGCCGAGTGGTGATGGACCAGCTCGATATCATCGAGGCCGAGGGCTACACCGCCAGCCGGTTTATCTCGATCCATACCCAGGCAGAGCCGGACTTCGAGATGCACAAGGTAGTGGCTGGGCGCGGTGCGTGGGTCGAATATGACAATCTGGGCTGGGTACCCGACGAAGAGAGTGTGCCGCGCATCCTGCGGGCTCTGGAGGCCGGGCTGGGCGGGCAATTGCTGCTCAGCCACGACATGGGCTGGTTTGACCCGGCCTTGCCGGGTGGCGGGGTGCCTAAGCCGTATACGCATCTGGTGGAGAGCGTGCTGCCGAAGCTGCGGGCTGCCGGGGTGGATGAGGCGACGATTGTGCGACTGACGCACGACAACCCGTTCGCGGCGTTTGCGCGGTAG
- a CDS encoding phytanoyl-CoA dioxygenase family protein, translated as MQPTTKRDSHPTTQVVTTQLKDIVKKLPLRVLSPADWEHWVTKGYVIVRGAVPPDNVERLKALLWEFDEKDPGDQTTWYAPQRRDHIMKELNGTGMVEIYNHQYLWDNRQEQRIYDAFVDIWDMEELWTSIDRANLNVPKKVHGNPNGFIHWDSDTSLDPLPIGVQGVLSLVKQDGDVGGFQCIPELFYDFDNWVKTQPADRDPMHPDTTGLKITNIEMEPGDLMIFNTLLAHGVRPNHSKDRVRMAQYISMFPADEANVVERTERIRLWRELDHPQRDAFPGDPREWEKKNATTAKLTPLGEKLLGLKSWH; from the coding sequence ATGCAGCCGACCACCAAACGCGACAGCCATCCGACCACGCAGGTGGTGACCACCCAGCTCAAGGACATCGTCAAGAAGCTGCCCTTGCGGGTGCTGAGCCCCGCCGATTGGGAGCATTGGGTGACGAAAGGCTATGTGATTGTTCGCGGTGCGGTGCCGCCGGACAATGTCGAGCGGCTCAAGGCTTTGCTCTGGGAGTTTGACGAGAAGGATCCCGGCGACCAGACCACCTGGTACGCGCCGCAGCGCCGCGACCACATCATGAAGGAGCTCAATGGCACCGGCATGGTCGAGATCTACAACCACCAGTATCTGTGGGACAACAGACAAGAGCAGCGCATCTATGACGCCTTCGTCGACATCTGGGACATGGAAGAGCTGTGGACCAGCATCGACCGGGCCAATCTCAATGTGCCCAAAAAGGTGCATGGTAACCCCAACGGCTTTATTCACTGGGACAGCGATACCTCGCTCGACCCGCTGCCCATCGGCGTGCAGGGCGTGCTAAGCCTAGTCAAGCAGGATGGCGATGTCGGCGGCTTCCAGTGCATCCCCGAGCTGTTCTACGACTTCGATAACTGGGTGAAGACCCAGCCGGCCGACCGCGATCCGATGCATCCCGACACCACGGGGCTCAAGATCACCAATATCGAGATGGAGCCGGGTGACCTCATGATCTTCAACACGCTGCTGGCGCATGGCGTGCGGCCGAACCACTCCAAGGACCGGGTGCGGATGGCGCAATATATCTCGATGTTCCCGGCTGACGAGGCGAACGTCGTCGAGCGCACCGAGCGTATCCGGCTGTGGCGCGAGCTTGACCACCCGCAACGTGATGCGTTTCCCGGCGATCCCCGCGAGTGGGAGAAGAAGAATGCGACGACGGCCAAGCTGACGCCGCTGGGTGAGAAGCTGCTGGGGCTGAAGAGCTGGCATTGA
- a CDS encoding DUF2235 domain-containing protein yields the protein MKRIAIFCDGTWNTMASPEPTNVVIAARAVQSVAADGVTQVTYYNEGVGTTYLIAPGLEARLAGAFGFGLFDKIADAYRFLVLNYQPGDDIYIFGFSRGAYTARSLAGMIRKCGVLRKENAAQIGRAFSFYKSPDVRPSGVEAHRFRNELSHPAVLKVRNRTGETGRADDGDFSIAYLGVWDTVGALGIPSYLPLSGRLNGVNRYRFHDAELSSLIGSARHALAIDENRRPFEATQWSNLDQLNAMPGRAGNYQQLWFPGDHGSVGGGGDIRGLSNEALIWVVEGAREAGLGLDDRSLAPYAATRDFRAPTSNISTILGLRQRLIQQVIYPRAPRQVPKDKSVLSQSAMQRLAYRSEDASWKPYRPFSLSALFADLGLD from the coding sequence GTGAAGCGCATTGCCATCTTCTGCGACGGCACATGGAACACTATGGCCTCGCCCGAGCCGACCAACGTCGTCATCGCCGCGCGAGCGGTGCAGTCGGTCGCCGCCGATGGCGTCACCCAGGTTACCTACTACAACGAGGGTGTCGGCACGACCTATCTGATCGCGCCGGGACTTGAGGCGCGCCTCGCGGGTGCCTTCGGCTTCGGCCTGTTCGACAAGATCGCCGATGCCTACCGCTTCCTGGTCCTCAACTATCAGCCCGGCGACGACATCTACATTTTTGGCTTTTCCCGCGGGGCCTATACAGCGCGGTCGCTGGCCGGAATGATCCGCAAATGCGGCGTGCTGCGCAAGGAAAACGCCGCCCAGATCGGCCGCGCCTTCAGCTTCTACAAGAGCCCGGATGTACGGCCCAGCGGCGTCGAAGCCCACCGCTTCCGCAACGAACTCTCTCACCCCGCTGTGCTCAAGGTCCGCAACCGTACCGGCGAGACCGGGCGGGCGGATGATGGCGACTTCTCCATCGCCTATCTCGGCGTATGGGACACCGTCGGTGCCCTGGGTATCCCGAGCTATCTGCCGCTGTCCGGCCGACTGAACGGCGTCAACCGCTACCGTTTCCACGATGCCGAACTCAGCTCACTGATCGGATCGGCGCGCCATGCCCTGGCCATCGACGAAAACCGCCGCCCCTTTGAGGCCACCCAGTGGAGCAATCTCGACCAGCTCAACGCCATGCCCGGCCGCGCCGGAAACTATCAGCAGCTCTGGTTCCCCGGTGATCACGGCTCGGTCGGCGGCGGTGGCGATATCAGAGGGCTGTCCAACGAGGCCCTGATCTGGGTTGTCGAAGGCGCACGCGAAGCAGGGCTCGGTCTTGACGACCGATCCCTTGCGCCGTACGCCGCCACGCGCGATTTCCGTGCACCGACGTCCAATATCAGCACCATCCTCGGCCTGCGCCAAAGGCTGATCCAGCAGGTCATCTACCCCCGCGCGCCCCGGCAGGTCCCCAAGGACAAGAGCGTACTATCCCAAAGCGCCATGCAACGCCTCGCCTATCGCTCCGAGGATGCCAGCTGGAAGCCGTATCGCCCGTTCAGCCTGTCGGCCCTGTTCGCCGATCTGGGCCTCGACTAG
- the folB gene encoding dihydroneopterin aldolase has translation MAEPYTGDRIILKDLGFYGYHGVFAEEAKLGQRFFIDLELGTDLTAPAVTDDLATGISYADIYDVVKAAFEDQRMKLLEAVAQNVVEAIFQRFDGVTWVVIRLRKPEAPIAMVRGEAAIELHRKRQ, from the coding sequence ATGGCCGAGCCGTACACAGGCGACCGTATCATCCTGAAAGACCTAGGCTTTTACGGCTACCACGGCGTCTTCGCCGAGGAAGCCAAGCTCGGGCAGCGATTCTTTATCGATCTCGAACTGGGCACCGACCTCACTGCGCCCGCCGTTACCGATGACCTAGCGACGGGGATATCCTACGCCGACATCTACGACGTGGTGAAAGCCGCTTTCGAAGACCAGCGCATGAAGCTGCTGGAGGCTGTCGCACAGAACGTCGTCGAGGCGATTTTCCAGCGTTTTGATGGGGTTACCTGGGTCGTCATCCGCCTGCGCAAACCAGAAGCGCCGATTGCAATGGTTCGCGGCGAAGCCGCCATCGAACTGCACCGGAAACGTCAATGA
- a CDS encoding MmcQ/YjbR family DNA-binding protein, with protein MPTQPDLDDVFTRVEALATARNLPGITRATSYGTPSLKVRDKSFVRLKDAATLVLLCPSEQKTLLMEISPDIYFETDHYVGYPAVLIQLAVISDEELSLRLEDAWRFKAPRTLAAQRPMTIPESH; from the coding sequence ATGCCCACCCAACCTGATCTGGACGACGTCTTCACCCGCGTCGAAGCGCTGGCAACAGCGCGCAACCTGCCCGGCATCACCCGCGCCACCAGCTACGGCACGCCCTCGCTCAAGGTGCGCGACAAGAGCTTCGTCCGGCTCAAGGACGCCGCGACGCTGGTGCTGCTCTGCCCATCCGAGCAGAAGACGCTGCTGATGGAAATCTCGCCCGACATCTATTTCGAGACCGACCACTATGTCGGCTATCCGGCCGTGCTCATTCAGCTGGCAGTCATCTCCGATGAGGAATTATCGCTACGGCTGGAAGATGCCTGGCGCTTCAAGGCGCCCAGAACGCTTGCCGCCCAGCGCCCGATGACCATTCCGGAATCCCACTGA
- a CDS encoding DUF4282 domain-containing protein, whose amino-acid sequence MTLDDLKRLFTRQTLFRLDAILSPRLVPILYALGLAGILLWAVSHLFWSFGFGFGNGLWGLLEIAVFGLLSLVVLRISCEALLVWFKTHEQSGDTVNRSRYSASLLDEVRDAIRDLAEEGEDVDYAEADEYITPATEPAPYVSPSGTIDREPASAPGESFKPRRTARRTPPPKNVT is encoded by the coding sequence ATGACCCTGGACGATCTGAAGCGCCTGTTTACCCGCCAGACCCTGTTCCGGCTCGACGCGATCCTCTCACCCCGGCTGGTGCCGATCCTATACGCACTTGGCCTGGCTGGCATCCTGCTCTGGGCGGTCAGCCACCTGTTCTGGAGCTTCGGCTTCGGTTTTGGCAACGGATTGTGGGGCCTGCTCGAAATCGCCGTGTTCGGCCTGCTCTCGCTGGTGGTGCTGCGGATTTCCTGCGAGGCGCTGCTGGTCTGGTTCAAGACGCATGAGCAGAGCGGCGATACGGTCAACCGCTCGCGCTATTCGGCCTCCCTGCTCGATGAAGTCCGCGACGCCATTCGCGACCTGGCCGAAGAAGGCGAGGATGTCGACTATGCCGAGGCCGACGAATACATCACCCCGGCAACCGAGCCGGCGCCCTATGTGTCGCCATCAGGCACGATCGACCGCGAGCCAGCCTCCGCACCTGGCGAGAGCTTCAAGCCCCGCCGCACAGCAAGGCGCACCCCGCCGCCGAAGAATGTGACCTGA
- the folP gene encoding dihydropteroate synthase: protein MHTNHTIALPDRPPLILGQTALVMGILNVTPDSFSDGGQHNLVASAVAHARQMIAEGADIIDIGGESTRPGAETVGVQQELDRVMPVIDALVAAGITAPISIDTYKPLVADQAIQAGACIINDVHGLQGAPEMADVAATYGVPVIAMHWQKDRDRSVPLVDDMLRYFAATIARAEAAGISRASLVLDPGFGFGKTLRENYALLQDLQHACPEGFPILVGTSRKSMIGKLLENQPEQRLAGTIATNVLGYVNGGHIFRVHDVKANRDALRVAQATLYGPPAQLE, encoded by the coding sequence ATGCATACCAACCACACCATCGCCCTGCCCGACCGACCACCGTTGATCCTCGGCCAAACAGCCCTGGTCATGGGTATCCTCAACGTCACGCCGGACAGCTTTTCCGATGGCGGGCAGCACAATCTGGTGGCCAGCGCGGTCGCGCATGCTCGGCAAATGATCGCCGAAGGCGCCGACATCATCGATATCGGCGGCGAAAGCACGCGGCCCGGCGCCGAGACGGTCGGCGTGCAGCAGGAGCTCGACCGCGTCATGCCGGTTATCGACGCACTGGTGGCTGCCGGCATCACGGCACCAATCTCGATCGATACCTACAAGCCACTGGTCGCCGACCAGGCCATCCAGGCCGGCGCCTGCATCATCAACGACGTTCACGGCCTGCAGGGGGCACCCGAGATGGCCGACGTCGCGGCGACCTATGGCGTCCCCGTCATCGCCATGCACTGGCAAAAGGACCGCGACCGCTCCGTTCCGCTGGTCGACGACATGCTCCGTTATTTTGCGGCCACGATAGCCCGTGCGGAAGCGGCGGGGATAAGTCGGGCCAGTCTGGTGCTCGATCCCGGCTTTGGCTTCGGCAAGACGCTTCGCGAGAACTACGCGCTGCTGCAAGACCTCCAGCATGCTTGCCCGGAAGGGTTTCCCATCCTCGTCGGCACGTCGCGCAAGTCGATGATCGGTAAGCTGTTGGAAAATCAGCCAGAACAGCGCCTGGCGGGCACAATCGCCACCAATGTGCTCGGCTATGTCAATGGCGGGCATATCTTCCGCGTGCATGACGTCAAGGCGAACCGCGACGCCCTTCGCGTGGCGCAGGCAACGCTGTATGGTCCACCCGCGCAACTGGAATAG
- a CDS encoding FliM/FliN family flagellar motor switch protein, whose amino-acid sequence MSTLDNIEVDITVELGATTMPIHHLLRMGRGAVIELDATENDPLNIYANNTLIAHGEVSVEDGHLRVQISEKVFRRG is encoded by the coding sequence ATGAGCACATTAGACAATATTGAAGTGGACATCACCGTCGAACTCGGCGCGACGACCATGCCCATCCACCATTTGCTGCGCATGGGCCGTGGTGCGGTGATCGAACTCGACGCCACGGAAAACGATCCGCTCAACATCTACGCCAACAACACTCTGATCGCCCATGGCGAGGTGAGCGTGGAAGACGGCCACCTGCGGGTGCAGATATCCGAGAAGGTGTTCCGCCGGGGGTAG
- the rimO gene encoding 30S ribosomal protein S12 methylthiotransferase RimO, whose translation MSQAPKIGLVSLGCPKALVDSERIMSTLRSQGYSFSRDYAGADIVLVNTCGFLDSAKQESLEAIGEALNENGRVIVTGCLGVEEELIRKTHPSVLAISGPHQYENVVAAVHEHLPPVPNKFVDLVPEAGLKLTPRHYAYLKISEGCNNRCSFCIIPQIRGDLASRPAAGILGEAEGLIRSGVKELLVISQDTSAYGIDIKYAESNYRGRPVKAKFYDLAKELGQLGAWVRLHYVYPYPHVDAVMELMADGLVLPYLDIPFQHASPKVLKAMRRPAHQEKTLNRILDWKRQVPDLTVRSNFIVGFPGETEDDFEMMLDFIEEAEIDRAGCFKYEPVTGAPANELDGIVPDDVAQDRWERLMEVAQTVSAGQLAKKVGRTIQVLVDDVQPETNKAIARSKWDAPEIDGQVIIANANGIKPGDMIDVVVTDSDEYDLFAEPAKPLN comes from the coding sequence ATGAGCCAAGCGCCAAAAATTGGCCTCGTCAGCCTCGGCTGCCCCAAAGCCCTCGTCGATAGCGAACGCATCATGTCTACGCTGCGCTCGCAGGGCTATTCGTTCAGCCGCGACTATGCCGGCGCCGACATCGTCCTCGTCAATACCTGCGGCTTCCTCGATTCCGCCAAGCAGGAATCGCTCGAGGCCATCGGCGAAGCCCTCAACGAAAACGGCCGCGTCATTGTCACCGGCTGCCTGGGCGTCGAAGAAGAACTCATCCGCAAGACCCATCCGTCGGTGCTCGCCATTTCGGGCCCGCACCAATACGAGAACGTCGTCGCCGCCGTACACGAGCACCTGCCGCCCGTGCCCAACAAGTTCGTTGACCTAGTACCGGAAGCCGGCCTCAAGCTGACGCCGCGCCACTACGCCTATCTTAAGATTTCCGAGGGCTGCAATAACCGCTGCTCGTTCTGCATCATCCCGCAGATCCGCGGCGACCTGGCCTCGCGTCCTGCGGCAGGCATCCTAGGCGAAGCCGAGGGCTTGATCCGCTCGGGCGTCAAGGAACTGCTGGTGATCAGCCAGGATACCTCAGCCTACGGCATCGACATCAAATATGCCGAGAGCAACTATCGCGGTCGTCCGGTCAAGGCGAAGTTCTATGACCTTGCCAAGGAACTCGGCCAGCTCGGCGCCTGGGTGCGCCTGCACTATGTGTACCCCTACCCGCATGTCGATGCGGTGATGGAGCTGATGGCCGATGGCCTGGTGCTGCCCTATCTCGACATCCCGTTCCAGCATGCGTCTCCCAAGGTGCTCAAGGCGATGCGTCGCCCGGCGCATCAGGAAAAGACCTTGAATCGAATTCTCGACTGGAAGCGTCAAGTCCCTGATCTGACTGTGCGTTCCAACTTCATCGTCGGCTTCCCCGGCGAAACCGAAGACGATTTCGAGATGATGCTCGACTTCATCGAGGAAGCCGAGATCGACCGCGCCGGCTGCTTCAAATACGAGCCCGTCACCGGCGCCCCGGCCAACGAACTCGACGGCATTGTCCCAGACGATGTCGCGCAGGATCGCTGGGAACGGCTGATGGAAGTGGCACAGACCGTCTCGGCCGGCCAGCTCGCCAAGAAGGTCGGCCGCACCATCCAGGTGCTGGTGGACGACGTGCAACCCGAGACCAACAAGGCCATCGCCCGCTCCAAGTGGGATGCCCCCGAGATCGACGGCCAGGTGATCATCGCCAATGCCAATGGCATCAAGCCGGGCGACATGATCGACGTGGTGGTGACCGATAGCGACGAATACGACCTGTTCGCCGAGCCGGCCAAGCCGCTGAACTAA
- a CDS encoding helix-turn-helix domain-containing protein — protein sequence MKPYLEHLTTDEGASWATLNRRLDDGIPFQWHHHPEFELTLTLNSSGQRFIGDHIGRYEPGDLVLIGPYLPHTWHSLDRPDPAEPHIALVMWFLPEWAERLTANAELRAVAAMLSRAANGLQFSANTALAVRPQIEELFALPPVERFLRLVTVLTRLADDEAMPLSATAPELASASVDRGRIDRVLNHIHNHFAEPITIAQLADIAALSPSGLHRTFLRHTRQTVSQYLIRLRIGRACALLSSGSLPIGTIAGEVGYDSLANFNRQFKALKGTTPRAYRAAFL from the coding sequence ATGAAGCCCTATCTGGAGCATCTGACCACTGACGAAGGCGCCTCCTGGGCCACGCTCAACCGTCGCCTCGACGATGGCATTCCCTTCCAGTGGCATCATCACCCTGAATTCGAACTGACGCTGACCCTCAATTCCAGCGGCCAGCGCTTCATCGGCGACCATATCGGCCGCTATGAGCCGGGCGACCTGGTGCTGATCGGCCCTTACCTGCCCCACACCTGGCATTCGCTGGACCGGCCGGACCCGGCCGAGCCACATATCGCGCTGGTCATGTGGTTCCTGCCCGAATGGGCCGAACGGCTCACCGCCAATGCGGAGCTGCGCGCCGTCGCCGCCATGCTGTCGCGCGCCGCCAATGGCCTGCAATTCTCTGCCAATACCGCCCTGGCCGTCCGGCCACAGATCGAGGAACTGTTCGCGCTGCCGCCGGTGGAGCGTTTCCTGCGCCTCGTCACGGTTTTGACGCGCCTGGCCGACGACGAGGCCATGCCGCTCTCCGCAACCGCGCCCGAACTGGCATCGGCTTCGGTTGATCGCGGCCGCATCGACCGCGTCCTCAACCACATCCACAACCACTTCGCCGAGCCGATCACCATCGCCCAACTCGCCGACATCGCAGCCCTGAGCCCTTCCGGCCTGCATCGCACCTTCCTGCGCCATACGCGGCAAACGGTGAGCCAGTATCTGATCCGTCTGCGCATTGGGCGCGCCTGCGCGCTGCTGTCATCGGGCTCGCTGCCGATTGGCACCATCGCTGGCGAGGTGGGCTATGACTCACTGGCCAATTTTAATCGCCAGTTCAAGGCGCTGAAGGGGACGACGCCGCGGGCGTATCGGGCGGCGTTCCTCTGA
- the lipB gene encoding lipoyl(octanoyl) transferase LipB, with amino-acid sequence MEALTASDPACESRNKLARIDARPVEWIISPTPVPYPVALEAMRARAAAIAVGEAEEAVWLLEHPPLYTSGTSAKPDDLLSDRFPVYDAGRGGQYTYHGPGQRVAYVMLDLTQRGRDIRCLVQGLEDWVVDTLAAHNIAAESKPAPRIGVWVKRPDKGMLREDKIAAIGVRVSKWVTFHGVSLNVSPDLTHYDGIVPCGITDQGVTSFEDLGHLVSMPEVDSVLKSCFERRFGPTISASEESLVRAIPAGQVA; translated from the coding sequence ATGGAAGCGTTAACGGCAAGCGATCCAGCCTGCGAAAGTCGTAACAAACTGGCACGCATCGATGCTCGCCCGGTCGAATGGATCATTTCACCCACACCGGTGCCCTACCCCGTGGCGCTGGAGGCCATGCGCGCCCGTGCCGCAGCCATTGCCGTCGGCGAGGCCGAAGAGGCGGTGTGGCTGCTCGAGCATCCGCCGCTCTACACGTCAGGCACCTCGGCCAAGCCGGATGACCTGCTGTCGGATCGATTCCCCGTCTATGACGCTGGCCGTGGCGGCCAATACACCTATCACGGCCCTGGCCAGCGGGTTGCCTATGTCATGCTCGACCTGACCCAGCGCGGCCGCGACATCCGCTGCCTCGTGCAGGGGCTGGAAGATTGGGTGGTCGATACCCTGGCGGCCCACAATATCGCTGCCGAGAGCAAGCCGGCGCCGCGCATCGGTGTGTGGGTCAAGCGGCCTGACAAGGGCATGCTCAGGGAAGACAAGATTGCCGCCATCGGCGTGCGCGTCTCCAAATGGGTGACCTTTCACGGCGTTTCGCTGAATGTGTCGCCCGATCTCACGCACTACGACGGCATCGTCCCCTGCGGCATCACCGACCAGGGCGTGACCAGCTTTGAGGATCTGGGCCATCTGGTCTCGATGCCGGAGGTCGATTCGGTGCTAAAGAGCTGCTTCGAGCGTCGCTTCGGCCCAACCATTTCTGCATCCGAGGAAAGCCTTGTCAGGGCTATCCCGGCTGGCCAAGTTGCGTAA
- the mgtE gene encoding magnesium transporter, whose product MSTDTETEPGPEAGIDPNALRDSEDRISPLWLERLRAFVAAHRSEDIFTVMEPLHAADVGDVLESLDADERLGLVRILGDRFDYSALTEVDESVRVELMEELPNADIARGVSGLDNDDAVAILEDMEQVDRDEVLAKLPTFERLSLKRSLDFPEESAGRRMQTDFIAIPPFWTVGQTIDYLRREADLPDEFYQIYVVDAAYQVLGTLPLDKFLRAQRATPIEELMNTNFVLVYANEDQEEAARDFERYDLVEVGVVDESKRLVGVLTIDDIVDVIHEEADEDIKLLAGVGDEDISDSTVDTVRSRVPWLVINLITAVAVSFVIGLFGATIDQMVALAVLMPIVASMGGNAGTQTMTVTVRALAMRELDGRRLRRLITREMVVGCANGVIFAILIGLVTWVRFNDLQLGVVIALAMVINLVVAGTAGILIPLTLDKFKADPAIASAVFVTTVTDMVGFFAFLGIAGLWFGLF is encoded by the coding sequence ATGAGCACAGATACCGAGACTGAGCCTGGCCCTGAGGCCGGGATTGATCCCAATGCGCTTCGCGACAGCGAAGACCGCATCAGTCCTCTGTGGCTCGAACGGCTGCGGGCGTTCGTGGCTGCGCACCGCTCCGAGGACATTTTCACGGTCATGGAGCCGCTGCATGCCGCCGATGTGGGCGATGTGCTGGAATCGCTCGATGCCGACGAGCGGCTTGGCCTGGTGCGGATTCTGGGTGATCGGTTCGACTATTCGGCGCTGACCGAGGTCGACGAATCCGTCCGCGTCGAGCTGATGGAGGAATTGCCCAACGCGGATATCGCGCGCGGCGTTTCGGGCCTCGACAATGACGACGCGGTGGCCATTCTCGAGGACATGGAGCAGGTGGACCGGGACGAAGTCCTGGCCAAGCTGCCGACCTTCGAGCGCCTCAGCCTCAAGCGCAGTCTCGATTTCCCGGAAGAATCCGCCGGACGGCGGATGCAGACCGATTTCATCGCCATTCCGCCGTTCTGGACGGTTGGGCAGACCATCGACTATCTGCGGCGCGAGGCTGATCTGCCGGACGAATTTTATCAGATCTATGTGGTGGATGCGGCCTACCAGGTGCTCGGAACTTTGCCGCTCGACAAGTTCCTGCGGGCGCAGCGCGCCACGCCGATCGAAGAGCTGATGAACACCAATTTCGTGCTCGTCTATGCCAACGAGGACCAGGAAGAGGCCGCGCGCGACTTCGAGCGCTATGACCTGGTCGAGGTCGGTGTGGTGGACGAGAGCAAGCGTCTGGTGGGCGTGCTGACAATCGACGATATCGTCGACGTCATCCACGAAGAGGCGGATGAGGATATCAAGCTGCTCGCCGGCGTGGGCGACGAGGACATTTCGGACTCCACCGTCGACACGGTGCGCAGCCGCGTGCCTTGGCTGGTGATCAACCTGATCACGGCCGTCGCCGTGTCATTCGTCATTGGCCTCTTCGGAGCGACCATCGACCAGATGGTGGCGCTGGCCGTGCTGATGCCGATCGTAGCGTCGATGGGCGGCAATGCCGGCACGCAGACCATGACGGTGACCGTTCGGGCGCTGGCCATGCGCGAGCTCGACGGCCGCCGCCTGCGGCGTCTCATCACCCGCGAAATGGTGGTTGGCTGCGCCAATGGCGTCATCTTCGCTATCCTGATCGGCCTGGTGACATGGGTGCGGTTCAATGACCTGCAACTGGGCGTGGTCATCGCCTTGGCCATGGTCATCAACCTCGTCGTGGCCGGCACGGCGGGTATCCTGATCCCGCTGACCCTCGACAAGTTCAAGGCCGACCCCGCCATCGCTTCCGCCGTTTTCGTGACGACCGTCACCGACATGGTTGGGTTCTTCGCGTTCCTGGGGATTGCTGGGCTGTGGTTCGGGCTGTTCTGA